GAACCCTCGACCCTCTGATTACAAATCAGATGCTCTACCAACTGAGCTAAGCCGGCAAACCATGTTGTTCTTACAACAAGACTTATCATACATTATCCATTAGGCAGTGTCAATATATAGTGGGGAGTTTTTGTAATATTTGATGATTTTTTGTCTAAAAAGTCGGTATTGCTGAAGAATTATTCCGTAAAATCATTGCAGATGAAGGGTATAAAATCTATCAGGATACTAAGCAGCAGTTGTTAGAAGATATGGGAAGAGACGGTACAAATGTTGACAATTACGAAGTTCAACGAGCGTTACAAGCGTTAGCGAGTCAGTCGTTTAGAGAAGTGGATAACTTAATTAATACGTCACTGCCACAAGCTTCAAGAGCGATGTATCAAGACATCGTGACGCAATCTGTCGCAAGTGTCGTGACAGGTACGAAATCAGCTGAACAAGCGATATCCGAAGCGACAATGGCTATGTTTAAGCGTGGCTTTACCGGTTTTACGGATAGGGGCGGTAAACGTTGGAAAGCGGATGTGTACGCAAGAAACGTGATTAAATCAACCGTGTATCGTACGTACCGTGAAATGCGAGAGAAACCTGCTGAAGAAGTCGGCATCGATACTTTTTATTATTCTGTTAAAGCGAGTGCTAGAGAGATGTGTGCGCCTTTGCAGGGGCAAATTGTGACAAAAGGACTTGCTAGAACAGAAGCGGGAGAAAGAATACTTTCCCTGCTTGATTATGGTTATGGTGAGCCTGGTGGATGTCTAGGTATCAACTGTGGCCATGTGATGACGCCGTTTATACCTGGTGTTAATTACAAACCCGAATTACCCGATGAGTTGAAAAATTTAACCGAAGAACAAGCGATACAAAATGCGAATGTGGAAGCCAAGCAACGCGCTTTAGAAAGACAGATTCGATATAACAAAGAGTTGTTACATGTCGCTGAGCAATTAGGTGATAGAGGCTTGATTCAAAAATATAAGTTGAATGATATTAAGTTGCGTGGCGCTTTGGATAGCTGGATTAAGAAGCCTGATTTCTTGCGGTATGATATGGAACGTGTGAAGTATCATAAATCAGGAGTTAAAGCTGACTATAAGAATGTTATTCCTAAAGCTGAATATGAGCGAATGGCTAAGCGATACAAGCGTTATAAGGATGTCCTGGGTGATAAAAATGTGCCGAAATCACTCGATGATTTCATTAAAATGAAGTATAATGATAGTGAGAGATATGGATTCTTGAAAGACTATTTTACTAGCCGGAAATCCAATATGATTTCAGCATTTTCTAGTTTTGGTGACTATGTAAAGTATAAGAATCGGGTAGAAAAAGAAATAGTAGGGCAAACAACTTCAGACGGTATTGTGATTAAATCTCAGAGTAAACATTTTATTGAAAGGTTGTTAGGGACTAATGCAGACCCTAAAACTGGTAAGTTTAGGAGTGGTGTTGAAGTAGAACACGTTATTGATGCACTAAAAAATGGTAGAGTACGTCCTAGTAATAGCGACTCAACGGTAACTGTGTACTACGGAGAATATGCAAAGGTGACAGTAAATAATATTACTGGGCAATTGATACGAACTGTTCCGCAAACAAAAAGGAGGTAGTGTTAATGGAAATCAAAATAACAGAAAAACAATATAATTTTATTAATGAAAAAGCACCTTCTTTTAAAGTTGAGTTTGCGGTGAGCACTAATTACTCTATTGATATTGTGGATGGATTTGTTATTTTTCATTTTAATGACATAGATACATATGACGATTTTATGAATGCGCTGGATTTAGCGATTGTGCACGATGGAATGATAAACCAAGATGTCGTTAATGATGTTGGGATTGAGCTGTATAAAATTTACGATTCTATCATTTATGGAGATAATGATTAATTAAAGCACGTAACTATAACAGTTAGGTGCTTTTTGTGTACGCAAAATTAGGAGGCGTATTGTGGAAAAATTATCAATCAAGTAAAAACATAATAATGCTTCACGTAGTTTGGATTATGAAATTAAAATCGGGGATTGGGTCTTAGGCGCTGGTGTTGTGAATTTCACTTTAGAGATGCAACCAAACCGGCGACCGAAAGTGATAATTGAATGCTATCCTGAGTGCTTAGACATCAATCTCCAAGGTGTTGAATTAAAAACTAAAAAGGAGGTGTGAGTGTGAATAAAAAAGATAGAGAGACCCATAAAGGCATTAATTTCTATGAAATGCTAACCGTATTGTTTATCGGTTTAAAGCTAACGGGACATATCACTTGGTCATGGTGGTGGGTATTATCACCATTTTGGATTCCATACATCATCTTATTTGTGGTAGCCATGATTCTATATATCAAAAAACAATAAAATCATGTCTTTATCTGCAGACGTTAAAGAACAGAAATAAGCGACCTATCGCTCTATAGGAGGGCCTAGCATGGCAGAAGAACAAACAAGTGTTGACCAAGCAACGAATCAAACTAACTTGGAAGTTGAGGAAACAAAGGTGTTTACTCAAGAAGATGTCAATCGGATCGGGACTAAAGAGCATAATAGCGGCTATTCTAAAGCGATCAGAGACCTAGGCTTTGAAGATGCAGAAGCGGCTAAAAATGTTTTGAAAGCCTATCAAGATTGGCAGGAGTCGCAAAAGTCGGAAGCTGAAAAGCAAAGTGAGGCTTTAAAATCAAAAGAAGAAGCATTATCGAATGCGGATAGCCGTATTAAATCTTTAGAAGCAGAAAACGCTGCTTTAAAACAAGGTGTGATTGCTTATTCTGTTGAGGATGTGGTGGCGCTAGCGGAACGTTTGGTGAATGATGAAACAACGATTGACCAAGCGATTCAAAAAGTGCTGGATAAATATCCACACTTTAGTGGCGGCCAAGAAGAAGTGAAGCCGACCTTTTCAGCAAAGGGTAATCCATCGGTGGATATGGGGGCTAAGGTAAAAGACCCATTCCAGGATGTTATAGACAATTACAAATAGAACAGGAGTAAAACAATGACAAATACAAATCAAAATTTAGCGGTACGTACGTATCAAAAACAATATAAAAGCATCATACCAAATACTGAACAGAACTGATGTTAAAAATCAAAGCAAAATGCTTTTCAAACAAATATCTTTAGTATATAATAGTCAAAGAAAGTCAATGTTAGAAAAATGATAGTACGACAACGAGCGCTTTAAAATGAACTACTGGCATTTATGGTGTGAGCGCGGGCGCTCTGCCTTGAACCATTAGAACAAAAAGCGACTTCATGTGTCAGCGCACGAAGCATTTTTGAAAAGTGACTATCGAGGCAGCTCAAGTGAGCCAGAATAAGGAGGTATCGGAATGGTGCAAAGAAATATGACGGAAATCATCGAAGCGTATTTAAAGAGTTTCTTAAAAAATCAAGAACATCTTGAAATAAAACGCAGTGACATTGCAGAGCATTTTGATTGCGTACCTTCACAAATTAATTATGTTATTAATACTCGATTTACTCAAGAGCATGGCTATGCAGTTGAAAGTAAACGAGGCGGAGGAGGGTATATCCGCATTTTAAAAATTCATCTTGCGGATGAAGTTGAACAAATTGATCAAATGATTGAATTAGTCGGCGAGCAAATCAGTCAACGAAATGGAATCAATATGATTGAAACATTAATTGAACGTAAAATTATTACTAAGCGTGAAGCAACACTTATCTTATCAGTAATTGAAAAATCGGTGCTGCATACGATTAGTGAACAAGAACAATTTGCAAGAGCACAATTATTAAAGACATTTCTTTATCAATTGCGCTATACATATAATTAAATGAGGTGACAATATGTTTGAAGAATTATTTACCAATAGTGCGCGGCAAGTGATGATTTTTGCTGCGGAACAAGCTTATTATATGCGACACCAAGCCGTAGGCTCTGAGCATATTTTATTAGGCTTGGCAAAAGAAGAAACCGGTATCGCTGGAAAAGCGTTACGCGAAAACGGGGCAACCTATAATGCCTTAATTGCAGAATTAGAATCGATTCATGGCAAATTTGCTCAACCAAGAATGATGGGCGAACAAGTTATTCCGTATTCTCCAAGAGCAAAAAAAGTTATTATGAATGCATCCAATGATGCTAAACGCTTAGGTGCGCCAAAAGTAGGGACGGAGCATTTATTACTCGGTATTTTAAAAGAGGAAATCTTAGCTGTAGTTTTATTGCGTAATTTAGAAATTGATTTTGATGTATTACGCCGTACTGTCTATGAGTTAATTGGTGCTACTGGTGAGATGGATGAAGATAGTAATCGCAGTCGCCGTCCGGGGCGCAATGGTCGTAGTGGCGCAAGACCTCAAAATAATCAAGCTACAACGAGTCCGACGCTGGATTCAGTCGCACGTGATTTGACAGATTTAGCACGTCGCAATCAACTGGACCCTGTGATTGGTCGTGAGCAAGAAGTACACCGCATTGTGCAAATTATTAGTCGACGTACGAAAAACAACCCTGTATTAGTTGGTGAGCCAGGTGTAGGTAAAACTGCATTAGCGGAAGGTTTAGCTCAACGGATTATTTCAGGAGATGTGCCGGAAGATATTGCAAAAAAACGTTTGATGATGCTGGATATGGGTGCGTTAGTTGCCGGTACTAAATATCGTGGTGAGTTCGAGGAACGCATGAAGAAAATTATTGAAGAAATGTCTGAGAGTGGCGACGTTATCCTTTTCATTGATGAATTACATACGTTAATTGGTGCAGGTGGTGCTGAAGGTGCGATTGATGCATCGAATATTTTAAAACCAGCGTTAGCGCGTGGTGAAATTCAAGTGATTGGTGCGACAACGTTGAATGAATATCAAAAATATATTGAAAAAGATGCTGCGCTAGAACGCCGATTTTCAAAAGTGCAAATTGATGAGCCGTCAATCAGTGAATCCATTGCGATTATTGAAGGCTTAAAAGGTAAGTATGAAGAACATCATACGGTGAAAATTCCAACAGAAGCAGTCGAGGCAGCTGTAAAATTAAGTGCGCGATATATGACTGCCAGACGATTACCGGATAAAGCTGTCGATTTAATTGATGAAGCAGCTGCCCGTGTCCGTATTGATGCAGCAGTTGAACCTCAAACAGTTTCATCGGATAGCTTAGAACAACAATTAGTTGAACTTTCGAGCGAAAAAGAACAAGCTATTTTAGCACGTGATTTTGACAAAGCCTCAGAATTACGTCAAAAAGAAGTCGCTTTAGAAGCACAATTAGCTGAGATGGATAAACGAGAACAAGAGGAAGATTCTCCGGCTAGAGAAGTATTAACAGTAACTAGCCATGATGTAGCAGAAGTGGTAGCTCAAGCAACCGGTGTGCCTGTTCAACAAATGGAAACATCTGAATCACAACGATTAGTGAATTTAGAAGCGGTCTTACACGAACGTGTGATTGGTCAAGATGAAGCTGTCAAATCAGTGGCACGCGCGATTCGTCGTGCAAGAAGTGGTTTGAAATCACCAAAACGACCAATTGGTTCGTTCTTATTCTTAGGTCCAACGGGTGTTGGTAAGACAGAGTTAGCGAAAACATTGGCTGCAGTTATGTTTGGTAGCGAAGATAATATGATTCGTGTGGATATGTCAGAATATATGGAAAAACACAGTGTGTCTCGTTTAGTAGGGTCACCTCCGGGATATGTGGGATATGATGAAGCGGGTCAATTAACTGAAAAAATTCGTCAAAAACCGTATAGTGTCATTTTATTAGATGAGGTAGAAAAAGCACATCCTGATGTCTTTAATATCTTATTACAAGTATTTGATGATGGACATCTAACTGATGGTAAAGGGCGCAAAGTTGATTTTAGAAACACAATCATTATTATGACTTCTAACTTAGGTGCTACGGCATTACGTGATGAAAAATCGGTTGGTTTTGGTGCAGTATCGGTCACTGAAAACCACCAAGCAATGGAACGTAAAATTCGTGAAGAATTGAAACGTGCATTTAGACCAGAATTTTTAAACCGTATTGATGAAACGATTGTCTTCCACTCATTAACGAAAGAAAATATCCGTGAGATTGTAAAATTACATGCCGCCGATATTGTTAAACGTTTAGAAGATTTATCTATTCAAGCACGCGTTACAGATACAGCTGTAGATATTATTGCTGAAGCTGGATTTGATCCTGAATATGGTGCAAGACCAATTCGTCGTGCGATTCAAAAACAAATTGAAGATGAATTAAGTGAACTCTTGTTAAATGGCGATATTCAAAATGGAGACCAAATTACCATTGGTGGTCGTGGCGGAAGTATTAATATTGCGAATCGTACAAAAAATTAATACTAATAAGGCGTATTGAAAGCTTTTTCAAGCGAGATGTGTTATACTGTTAGTAGATAAGTTTTATTGACGCAATAAAACTTAAATGGGCGTGAGGCCAAGTGGTCGATAGTAATGCCCGAGTGTATAATGAGTGCTTTGGAATGAGTCACTGGAGAAAACAGACTGTGTGTGCATGTAGTACACAGAGGTGTTGCGAAAGGAACGGCATTTCAGCTCATGTGAACCAAGTATTACGAGGAGGAATAAACATGTCAAAAAATCGTTTAGGAAGAGTATTATTGGGTGCTGCTGTTGCAGTAGCAGGTGTATCACTTTATTTATACATTGATGAAAATGCACGTACAAAAGTGGAAAGTGTCATCAACCGTGAAAAAGCGAAAGCATTTATTCGTCAAAATTTAAAAGGGTCACAAAATCTTATTGATGCTATTGATAAATTAACAGATACCGAATTGAATTCAGTCATGAAATTAATGAATGAAACCGAAAAAACAGCAAATAAAGTAGCAGATCAAGCAGGTTCAGCAGTAAATCAATTCGTTGATCGTGCCAAAGAATTTGGCAATGATGTAGCAGATAAAGTATCTGACTTTATGCAATAAATACGGTAAACTGATTTAAGTTTGTGAACCACTGGAGCAGAGACTGTCAAAGTGCTTTTACACTTCAACAGTAAGGCGAAAGGGACATCAAGCTTGGTCAGAGTGAACCATAGAAAAACGGACATTTCCTGTTATAGGAATGTCCGTTTTTTTGTTACTCAATATGTTTGTTTTGTACAATATCAATTAATTGTTGATTGAAAGCAGATTGTTCTGGAGAAAGAGTTGCCTCATTATTAACTATCAGGCTTGTATAACTCATCGGTGCATTTTTAATAGGGATTGAAACAATATGGTCATTAGATAAAATCGTGTTTTCCGTTAATAATGCCATTCGATTGCCAGACTCCACTTGTTCAATTAAATCAGTGAGATGGTTAGTGTATAGAACATTTTCCAAGGGTAATTTATGTTGAGTTGCCCATTGATAAAATAATCGTTCGTGAACTGTCCCTGGTTTGAGTGAAACAAACGATTCGTTGATTAATTCCACAATCGATAATTCACGGTATTTAGCTAAATAATGTTCTTTTGCAACACATAATTGAATGGGAGCTCCAGAAATTGGATAGGAATCAATCCATTTTTGTGCAAAGGTGTCTTGTTCATGAATCGTAATAGCGATGGTGAAAACTTTAGCACGTAGTGACTCAATTAAATCATCCGCTGTATATTCTTCAATCAAATTCAATTGTTGGTCAGCCCCTTCAACATGGGCTAATAATTTAGGTAAATAGTGGGAGCCAATAATGGAAATGAGTCCGAGTTGGACGGATTCCGTTGGCGTTGCACTGACTTCTTGTTTTGTTTGATTAAATAGACTTAACATATCGACGGTGCGACGGTATAGTGTTCTGCCAGATGCTGTTAAACGAATATTTTTGGCAGAACGTTCTCGCTGAATGAGTTTCGTTTCAAATTCTTCCTCTAGTCGTTTTAATGCGATGGATATAGAAGGCTGCGAGACAAAAAAGTGTTCCGCTGTCTTAGTGAAACTTAAACTTTCAGCTAAATATTTGAAATATTCCAAATCGCGTAAGTTCATACTTTCCTCCAAATAAATAATTGACATAAGTAGTTTTATTCATTATAACTATCGATTTAATAAAAATAAAGTCT
The genomic region above belongs to Aerococcaceae bacterium zg-1292 and contains:
- a CDS encoding capsid protein, with protein sequence MAEELFRKIIADEGYKIYQDTKQQLLEDMGRDGTNVDNYEVQRALQALASQSFREVDNLINTSLPQASRAMYQDIVTQSVASVVTGTKSAEQAISEATMAMFKRGFTGFTDRGGKRWKADVYARNVIKSTVYRTYREMREKPAEEVGIDTFYYSVKASAREMCAPLQGQIVTKGLARTEAGERILSLLDYGYGEPGGCLGINCGHVMTPFIPGVNYKPELPDELKNLTEEQAIQNANVEAKQRALERQIRYNKELLHVAEQLGDRGLIQKYKLNDIKLRGALDSWIKKPDFLRYDMERVKYHKSGVKADYKNVIPKAEYERMAKRYKRYKDVLGDKNVPKSLDDFIKMKYNDSERYGFLKDYFTSRKSNMISAFSSFGDYVKYKNRVEKEIVGQTTSDGIVIKSQSKHFIERLLGTNADPKTGKFRSGVEVEHVIDALKNGRVRPSNSDSTVTVYYGEYAKVTVNNITGQLIRTVPQTKRR
- a CDS encoding CtsR family transcriptional regulator, with the protein product MVQRNMTEIIEAYLKSFLKNQEHLEIKRSDIAEHFDCVPSQINYVINTRFTQEHGYAVESKRGGGGYIRILKIHLADEVEQIDQMIELVGEQISQRNGINMIETLIERKIITKREATLILSVIEKSVLHTISEQEQFARAQLLKTFLYQLRYTYN
- a CDS encoding ATP-dependent Clp protease ATP-binding subunit gives rise to the protein MFEELFTNSARQVMIFAAEQAYYMRHQAVGSEHILLGLAKEETGIAGKALRENGATYNALIAELESIHGKFAQPRMMGEQVIPYSPRAKKVIMNASNDAKRLGAPKVGTEHLLLGILKEEILAVVLLRNLEIDFDVLRRTVYELIGATGEMDEDSNRSRRPGRNGRSGARPQNNQATTSPTLDSVARDLTDLARRNQLDPVIGREQEVHRIVQIISRRTKNNPVLVGEPGVGKTALAEGLAQRIISGDVPEDIAKKRLMMLDMGALVAGTKYRGEFEERMKKIIEEMSESGDVILFIDELHTLIGAGGAEGAIDASNILKPALARGEIQVIGATTLNEYQKYIEKDAALERRFSKVQIDEPSISESIAIIEGLKGKYEEHHTVKIPTEAVEAAVKLSARYMTARRLPDKAVDLIDEAAARVRIDAAVEPQTVSSDSLEQQLVELSSEKEQAILARDFDKASELRQKEVALEAQLAEMDKREQEEDSPAREVLTVTSHDVAEVVAQATGVPVQQMETSESQRLVNLEAVLHERVIGQDEAVKSVARAIRRARSGLKSPKRPIGSFLFLGPTGVGKTELAKTLAAVMFGSEDNMIRVDMSEYMEKHSVSRLVGSPPGYVGYDEAGQLTEKIRQKPYSVILLDEVEKAHPDVFNILLQVFDDGHLTDGKGRKVDFRNTIIIMTSNLGATALRDEKSVGFGAVSVTENHQAMERKIREELKRAFRPEFLNRIDETIVFHSLTKENIREIVKLHAADIVKRLEDLSIQARVTDTAVDIIAEAGFDPEYGARPIRRAIQKQIEDELSELLLNGDIQNGDQITIGGRGGSINIANRTKN
- a CDS encoding LysR family transcriptional regulator, translated to MNLRDLEYFKYLAESLSFTKTAEHFFVSQPSISIALKRLEEEFETKLIQRERSAKNIRLTASGRTLYRRTVDMLSLFNQTKQEVSATPTESVQLGLISIIGSHYLPKLLAHVEGADQQLNLIEEYTADDLIESLRAKVFTIAITIHEQDTFAQKWIDSYPISGAPIQLCVAKEHYLAKYRELSIVELINESFVSLKPGTVHERLFYQWATQHKLPLENVLYTNHLTDLIEQVESGNRMALLTENTILSNDHIVSIPIKNAPMSYTSLIVNNEATLSPEQSAFNQQLIDIVQNKHIE